In Lates calcarifer isolate ASB-BC8 linkage group LG21, TLL_Latcal_v3, whole genome shotgun sequence, a single window of DNA contains:
- the hic1 gene encoding hypermethylated in cancer 1 protein isoform X1 — MRECRKGQQTDGQSTRHESEISVVAGGGLKTMLDAMEVPSHARDLLLQLNSQRTKGFLCDVIIVVQNALFRAHKNILAASSLYLKSLVVHDNLINLDHEMVSPGVFRVILDYIYTGRLSEGDPASPTEPNLGAVLAAASYLQLLDLVALCKKKLKRHGKYPPRPGPAFLPYPKMGPNSMGLGGGGRYRVSTPVIQPCPPVLNSHAARAPQLDELVPHRLTIHTGELYAPTSTQGSQVFPSLQSALPAQLGRSAHPERNCSPSYGLDLSKKSPNSQSQHTPSHSHLANTHNDEERDKTLSGRTSPMQGTNGRAFPNEKMESTDQGSSLTPPPFPHLNQPLGPHLPHLHRSGSQGTDCYPCPPSPDTPTEGGEAGREMGNIYRWVKHEPLSYTAEDEDEDEDEEEGGENGDQHHNHHKAGEESEGADDKSGSGTEETGSSEGRPSPTGPMGRFHMSYEPESFGDNLYVCIPCDKGFPSSEQLNAHVETHTEEELYGNSGGEMGNSNNSSTKNMTSNTNGYGSLNSSNSLNSLSHLENKSSQGLSSGSIGEMIRPYRCSTCDKSYKDPATLRQHEKTHWLTRPYPCSICGKKFTQRGTMTRHMRSHLGLKPFACDSCGMRFTRQYRLTEHMRIHSGEKPYECQVCGGKFAQQRNLISHMKMHSSGGAGGGLTTDGKLKLDFAEGIYPLSKYTAEHLGLKQEKANELLIQAQQQLVADAKVIESLYPLSKLASEHLGLPHDKMDVLGQPLPPPPQALSEARTIDRYSPS, encoded by the exons ATGAGGGAATGCCGAAAAGGACAGCAGACAGACGGCCAGAGCACCAGACATGAGTCCGAG atatCTGTTGTTGCAGGTGGCGGACTGAAGACGATGCTGGATGCCATGGAAGTTCCAAGTCATGCTAGGgatctcctcctgcagctcaaCAGCCAGCGCACCAAGGGCTTCCTGTGTGATGTTATCATTGTGGTGCAGAACGCCCTCTTCAGAGCTCACAAGAACATTCTGGCTGCCAGCAGCCTCTACTTGAAATCTTTGGTGGTCCATGACAATCTCATCAACCTCGACCACGAGATGGTGAGTCCAGGGGTCTTCAGGGTCATTCTGGACTACATCTACACGGGCCGCCTCAGTGAGGGAGACCCCGCTTCTCCCACTGAACCCAATCTGGGGGCTGTCTTGGCAGCAGCCAGCTACCTTCAGCTGCTTGACTTAGTGGCTTTGTGCAAAAAGAAGCTGAAAAGACATGGCAAGTACCCTCCACGCCCAGGTCCTGCATTTCTGCCCTACCCGAAGATGGGACCCAATAGTATGGGGTTAGGGGGTGGTGGCAGGTATAGGGTTTCTACTCCTGTCATTCAGCCCTGCCCTCCAGTTTTGAATAGCCATGCAGCCCGGGCTCCACAGCTAGATGAGCTAGTTCCCCATCGGCTAACCATCCACACTGGGGAGCTGTATGCTCCCACCTCCACCCAGGGCTCTCAGGTGTTCCCGTCCCTGCAGTCAGCTCTGCCTGCCCAGCTTGGGCGCTCAGCCCACCCCGAGAGGAACTGCTCCCCCAGCTACGGCCTTGATCTCTCCAAGAAAAGCCCCAACTCCCAGTCTCAGCACACACCCTCTCATTCCCATCTGGCAAACACTCACAATGATGAGGAGCGGGACAAGACTCTGAGCGGCCGCACTAGTCCCATGCAGGGGACGAATGGCAGGGCCTTCCCCAATGAAAAAATGGAGTCGACGGACCAGGGAAGCTCCCTCACTCCTCCGCCTTTCCCCCATCTTAACCAGCCACTTGGCCCACACCTCCCCCACCTGCACCGCTCAGGCTCCCAAGGCACAGATTGCTACCCGTGCCCCCCCAGCCCTGACACCCCCACGGAAGGTggagaggcaggcagagaaaTGGGCAACATCTACCGCTGGGTGAAACATGAGCCACTGTCATATACAgctgaggatgaagatgaagacgaggatgaagaggaggggggtgaaAATGGAGACCAGCACCATAACCACCACAAGGCAGGGGAGGAGAGTGAAGGAGCGGATGACAAGAGCGGGTCAGGCACAGAGGAGACAGGCAGCAGTGAAGGCCGCCCCTCCCCTACGGGACCGATGGGGAGGTTCCACATGTCGTATGAGCCGGAGAGCTTCGGGGACAATCTGTATGTCTGCATTCCCTGTGACAAAGGCTTCCCGAGCTCAGAACAGCTCAACGCACAtgtggagacacacacagaagaggagCTGTACGGCAACTCTGGCGGGGAGATGGGGAACAGCAATAACAGCAGCACCAAAAACATGACCAGCAATACAAACGGTTATGGGAGCctgaacagcagcaacagcttgAACAGCCTGTCCCATCTGGAGAACAAGTCGAGCCAGGGGCTGAGTTCAGGGAGCATCGGGGAGATGATCCGACCCTACCGCTGCTCCACCTGCGACAAGTCCTACAAAGATCCAGCCACTCTGCGACAGCACGAGAAAACCCACTGGCTGACGCGGCCGTACCCCTGCAGCATCTGCGGCAAGAAGTTCACGCAGCGTGGCACCATGACGCGCCACATGCGCAGCCACCTGGGCCTTAAACCTTTCGCCTGTGACTCCTGCGGCATGCGCTTCACCCGCCAGTATCGCCTCACCGAGCACATGCGCATCCACTCTGGGGAAAAGCCCTATGAATGTCAGGTGTGCGGGGGTAAGTTTGCCCAGCAGCGCAACCTCATCAGCCACATGAAGATGCACAGTAGCGGAGGGGCTGGAGGGGGCCTGACCACGGATGGGAAACTGAAGCTGGACTTTGCAGAGGGCATCTATCCTCTGAGTAAATACACAGCGGAGCACCTGGGGCTGAAGCAGGAGAAGGCCAACGAGCTTCTCATCCAAGCCCAGCAGCAACTGGTAGCTGATGCAAAGGTCATAGAGAGCCTCTACCCACTGTCAAAACTGGCCTCGGAGCACCTGGGCCTCCCCCACGACAAGATGGATGTCCTGGGCCAACCCCTGCCCCCTCCCCCACAGGCCCTGAGTGAAGCCCGCACCATTGACCGCTACTCACCCAGCTAA
- the hic1 gene encoding hypermethylated in cancer 1 protein isoform X2, producing MIIKGDLDRMAEDIGHAGGGLKTMLDAMEVPSHARDLLLQLNSQRTKGFLCDVIIVVQNALFRAHKNILAASSLYLKSLVVHDNLINLDHEMVSPGVFRVILDYIYTGRLSEGDPASPTEPNLGAVLAAASYLQLLDLVALCKKKLKRHGKYPPRPGPAFLPYPKMGPNSMGLGGGGRYRVSTPVIQPCPPVLNSHAARAPQLDELVPHRLTIHTGELYAPTSTQGSQVFPSLQSALPAQLGRSAHPERNCSPSYGLDLSKKSPNSQSQHTPSHSHLANTHNDEERDKTLSGRTSPMQGTNGRAFPNEKMESTDQGSSLTPPPFPHLNQPLGPHLPHLHRSGSQGTDCYPCPPSPDTPTEGGEAGREMGNIYRWVKHEPLSYTAEDEDEDEDEEEGGENGDQHHNHHKAGEESEGADDKSGSGTEETGSSEGRPSPTGPMGRFHMSYEPESFGDNLYVCIPCDKGFPSSEQLNAHVETHTEEELYGNSGGEMGNSNNSSTKNMTSNTNGYGSLNSSNSLNSLSHLENKSSQGLSSGSIGEMIRPYRCSTCDKSYKDPATLRQHEKTHWLTRPYPCSICGKKFTQRGTMTRHMRSHLGLKPFACDSCGMRFTRQYRLTEHMRIHSGEKPYECQVCGGKFAQQRNLISHMKMHSSGGAGGGLTTDGKLKLDFAEGIYPLSKYTAEHLGLKQEKANELLIQAQQQLVADAKVIESLYPLSKLASEHLGLPHDKMDVLGQPLPPPPQALSEARTIDRYSPS from the exons ATGATCATTAAGGGAGACTTAGATCGGATGGCAGAAGACATCGGGCATGCAG GTGGCGGACTGAAGACGATGCTGGATGCCATGGAAGTTCCAAGTCATGCTAGGgatctcctcctgcagctcaaCAGCCAGCGCACCAAGGGCTTCCTGTGTGATGTTATCATTGTGGTGCAGAACGCCCTCTTCAGAGCTCACAAGAACATTCTGGCTGCCAGCAGCCTCTACTTGAAATCTTTGGTGGTCCATGACAATCTCATCAACCTCGACCACGAGATGGTGAGTCCAGGGGTCTTCAGGGTCATTCTGGACTACATCTACACGGGCCGCCTCAGTGAGGGAGACCCCGCTTCTCCCACTGAACCCAATCTGGGGGCTGTCTTGGCAGCAGCCAGCTACCTTCAGCTGCTTGACTTAGTGGCTTTGTGCAAAAAGAAGCTGAAAAGACATGGCAAGTACCCTCCACGCCCAGGTCCTGCATTTCTGCCCTACCCGAAGATGGGACCCAATAGTATGGGGTTAGGGGGTGGTGGCAGGTATAGGGTTTCTACTCCTGTCATTCAGCCCTGCCCTCCAGTTTTGAATAGCCATGCAGCCCGGGCTCCACAGCTAGATGAGCTAGTTCCCCATCGGCTAACCATCCACACTGGGGAGCTGTATGCTCCCACCTCCACCCAGGGCTCTCAGGTGTTCCCGTCCCTGCAGTCAGCTCTGCCTGCCCAGCTTGGGCGCTCAGCCCACCCCGAGAGGAACTGCTCCCCCAGCTACGGCCTTGATCTCTCCAAGAAAAGCCCCAACTCCCAGTCTCAGCACACACCCTCTCATTCCCATCTGGCAAACACTCACAATGATGAGGAGCGGGACAAGACTCTGAGCGGCCGCACTAGTCCCATGCAGGGGACGAATGGCAGGGCCTTCCCCAATGAAAAAATGGAGTCGACGGACCAGGGAAGCTCCCTCACTCCTCCGCCTTTCCCCCATCTTAACCAGCCACTTGGCCCACACCTCCCCCACCTGCACCGCTCAGGCTCCCAAGGCACAGATTGCTACCCGTGCCCCCCCAGCCCTGACACCCCCACGGAAGGTggagaggcaggcagagaaaTGGGCAACATCTACCGCTGGGTGAAACATGAGCCACTGTCATATACAgctgaggatgaagatgaagacgaggatgaagaggaggggggtgaaAATGGAGACCAGCACCATAACCACCACAAGGCAGGGGAGGAGAGTGAAGGAGCGGATGACAAGAGCGGGTCAGGCACAGAGGAGACAGGCAGCAGTGAAGGCCGCCCCTCCCCTACGGGACCGATGGGGAGGTTCCACATGTCGTATGAGCCGGAGAGCTTCGGGGACAATCTGTATGTCTGCATTCCCTGTGACAAAGGCTTCCCGAGCTCAGAACAGCTCAACGCACAtgtggagacacacacagaagaggagCTGTACGGCAACTCTGGCGGGGAGATGGGGAACAGCAATAACAGCAGCACCAAAAACATGACCAGCAATACAAACGGTTATGGGAGCctgaacagcagcaacagcttgAACAGCCTGTCCCATCTGGAGAACAAGTCGAGCCAGGGGCTGAGTTCAGGGAGCATCGGGGAGATGATCCGACCCTACCGCTGCTCCACCTGCGACAAGTCCTACAAAGATCCAGCCACTCTGCGACAGCACGAGAAAACCCACTGGCTGACGCGGCCGTACCCCTGCAGCATCTGCGGCAAGAAGTTCACGCAGCGTGGCACCATGACGCGCCACATGCGCAGCCACCTGGGCCTTAAACCTTTCGCCTGTGACTCCTGCGGCATGCGCTTCACCCGCCAGTATCGCCTCACCGAGCACATGCGCATCCACTCTGGGGAAAAGCCCTATGAATGTCAGGTGTGCGGGGGTAAGTTTGCCCAGCAGCGCAACCTCATCAGCCACATGAAGATGCACAGTAGCGGAGGGGCTGGAGGGGGCCTGACCACGGATGGGAAACTGAAGCTGGACTTTGCAGAGGGCATCTATCCTCTGAGTAAATACACAGCGGAGCACCTGGGGCTGAAGCAGGAGAAGGCCAACGAGCTTCTCATCCAAGCCCAGCAGCAACTGGTAGCTGATGCAAAGGTCATAGAGAGCCTCTACCCACTGTCAAAACTGGCCTCGGAGCACCTGGGCCTCCCCCACGACAAGATGGATGTCCTGGGCCAACCCCTGCCCCCTCCCCCACAGGCCCTGAGTGAAGCCCGCACCATTGACCGCTACTCACCCAGCTAA
- the hic1 gene encoding hypermethylated in cancer 1 protein isoform X3, with amino-acid sequence MQISVVAGGGLKTMLDAMEVPSHARDLLLQLNSQRTKGFLCDVIIVVQNALFRAHKNILAASSLYLKSLVVHDNLINLDHEMVSPGVFRVILDYIYTGRLSEGDPASPTEPNLGAVLAAASYLQLLDLVALCKKKLKRHGKYPPRPGPAFLPYPKMGPNSMGLGGGGRYRVSTPVIQPCPPVLNSHAARAPQLDELVPHRLTIHTGELYAPTSTQGSQVFPSLQSALPAQLGRSAHPERNCSPSYGLDLSKKSPNSQSQHTPSHSHLANTHNDEERDKTLSGRTSPMQGTNGRAFPNEKMESTDQGSSLTPPPFPHLNQPLGPHLPHLHRSGSQGTDCYPCPPSPDTPTEGGEAGREMGNIYRWVKHEPLSYTAEDEDEDEDEEEGGENGDQHHNHHKAGEESEGADDKSGSGTEETGSSEGRPSPTGPMGRFHMSYEPESFGDNLYVCIPCDKGFPSSEQLNAHVETHTEEELYGNSGGEMGNSNNSSTKNMTSNTNGYGSLNSSNSLNSLSHLENKSSQGLSSGSIGEMIRPYRCSTCDKSYKDPATLRQHEKTHWLTRPYPCSICGKKFTQRGTMTRHMRSHLGLKPFACDSCGMRFTRQYRLTEHMRIHSGEKPYECQVCGGKFAQQRNLISHMKMHSSGGAGGGLTTDGKLKLDFAEGIYPLSKYTAEHLGLKQEKANELLIQAQQQLVADAKVIESLYPLSKLASEHLGLPHDKMDVLGQPLPPPPQALSEARTIDRYSPS; translated from the exons ATGCAG atatCTGTTGTTGCAGGTGGCGGACTGAAGACGATGCTGGATGCCATGGAAGTTCCAAGTCATGCTAGGgatctcctcctgcagctcaaCAGCCAGCGCACCAAGGGCTTCCTGTGTGATGTTATCATTGTGGTGCAGAACGCCCTCTTCAGAGCTCACAAGAACATTCTGGCTGCCAGCAGCCTCTACTTGAAATCTTTGGTGGTCCATGACAATCTCATCAACCTCGACCACGAGATGGTGAGTCCAGGGGTCTTCAGGGTCATTCTGGACTACATCTACACGGGCCGCCTCAGTGAGGGAGACCCCGCTTCTCCCACTGAACCCAATCTGGGGGCTGTCTTGGCAGCAGCCAGCTACCTTCAGCTGCTTGACTTAGTGGCTTTGTGCAAAAAGAAGCTGAAAAGACATGGCAAGTACCCTCCACGCCCAGGTCCTGCATTTCTGCCCTACCCGAAGATGGGACCCAATAGTATGGGGTTAGGGGGTGGTGGCAGGTATAGGGTTTCTACTCCTGTCATTCAGCCCTGCCCTCCAGTTTTGAATAGCCATGCAGCCCGGGCTCCACAGCTAGATGAGCTAGTTCCCCATCGGCTAACCATCCACACTGGGGAGCTGTATGCTCCCACCTCCACCCAGGGCTCTCAGGTGTTCCCGTCCCTGCAGTCAGCTCTGCCTGCCCAGCTTGGGCGCTCAGCCCACCCCGAGAGGAACTGCTCCCCCAGCTACGGCCTTGATCTCTCCAAGAAAAGCCCCAACTCCCAGTCTCAGCACACACCCTCTCATTCCCATCTGGCAAACACTCACAATGATGAGGAGCGGGACAAGACTCTGAGCGGCCGCACTAGTCCCATGCAGGGGACGAATGGCAGGGCCTTCCCCAATGAAAAAATGGAGTCGACGGACCAGGGAAGCTCCCTCACTCCTCCGCCTTTCCCCCATCTTAACCAGCCACTTGGCCCACACCTCCCCCACCTGCACCGCTCAGGCTCCCAAGGCACAGATTGCTACCCGTGCCCCCCCAGCCCTGACACCCCCACGGAAGGTggagaggcaggcagagaaaTGGGCAACATCTACCGCTGGGTGAAACATGAGCCACTGTCATATACAgctgaggatgaagatgaagacgaggatgaagaggaggggggtgaaAATGGAGACCAGCACCATAACCACCACAAGGCAGGGGAGGAGAGTGAAGGAGCGGATGACAAGAGCGGGTCAGGCACAGAGGAGACAGGCAGCAGTGAAGGCCGCCCCTCCCCTACGGGACCGATGGGGAGGTTCCACATGTCGTATGAGCCGGAGAGCTTCGGGGACAATCTGTATGTCTGCATTCCCTGTGACAAAGGCTTCCCGAGCTCAGAACAGCTCAACGCACAtgtggagacacacacagaagaggagCTGTACGGCAACTCTGGCGGGGAGATGGGGAACAGCAATAACAGCAGCACCAAAAACATGACCAGCAATACAAACGGTTATGGGAGCctgaacagcagcaacagcttgAACAGCCTGTCCCATCTGGAGAACAAGTCGAGCCAGGGGCTGAGTTCAGGGAGCATCGGGGAGATGATCCGACCCTACCGCTGCTCCACCTGCGACAAGTCCTACAAAGATCCAGCCACTCTGCGACAGCACGAGAAAACCCACTGGCTGACGCGGCCGTACCCCTGCAGCATCTGCGGCAAGAAGTTCACGCAGCGTGGCACCATGACGCGCCACATGCGCAGCCACCTGGGCCTTAAACCTTTCGCCTGTGACTCCTGCGGCATGCGCTTCACCCGCCAGTATCGCCTCACCGAGCACATGCGCATCCACTCTGGGGAAAAGCCCTATGAATGTCAGGTGTGCGGGGGTAAGTTTGCCCAGCAGCGCAACCTCATCAGCCACATGAAGATGCACAGTAGCGGAGGGGCTGGAGGGGGCCTGACCACGGATGGGAAACTGAAGCTGGACTTTGCAGAGGGCATCTATCCTCTGAGTAAATACACAGCGGAGCACCTGGGGCTGAAGCAGGAGAAGGCCAACGAGCTTCTCATCCAAGCCCAGCAGCAACTGGTAGCTGATGCAAAGGTCATAGAGAGCCTCTACCCACTGTCAAAACTGGCCTCGGAGCACCTGGGCCTCCCCCACGACAAGATGGATGTCCTGGGCCAACCCCTGCCCCCTCCCCCACAGGCCCTGAGTGAAGCCCGCACCATTGACCGCTACTCACCCAGCTAA
- the hic1 gene encoding hypermethylated in cancer 1 protein isoform X4, with translation MLDAMEVPSHARDLLLQLNSQRTKGFLCDVIIVVQNALFRAHKNILAASSLYLKSLVVHDNLINLDHEMVSPGVFRVILDYIYTGRLSEGDPASPTEPNLGAVLAAASYLQLLDLVALCKKKLKRHGKYPPRPGPAFLPYPKMGPNSMGLGGGGRYRVSTPVIQPCPPVLNSHAARAPQLDELVPHRLTIHTGELYAPTSTQGSQVFPSLQSALPAQLGRSAHPERNCSPSYGLDLSKKSPNSQSQHTPSHSHLANTHNDEERDKTLSGRTSPMQGTNGRAFPNEKMESTDQGSSLTPPPFPHLNQPLGPHLPHLHRSGSQGTDCYPCPPSPDTPTEGGEAGREMGNIYRWVKHEPLSYTAEDEDEDEDEEEGGENGDQHHNHHKAGEESEGADDKSGSGTEETGSSEGRPSPTGPMGRFHMSYEPESFGDNLYVCIPCDKGFPSSEQLNAHVETHTEEELYGNSGGEMGNSNNSSTKNMTSNTNGYGSLNSSNSLNSLSHLENKSSQGLSSGSIGEMIRPYRCSTCDKSYKDPATLRQHEKTHWLTRPYPCSICGKKFTQRGTMTRHMRSHLGLKPFACDSCGMRFTRQYRLTEHMRIHSGEKPYECQVCGGKFAQQRNLISHMKMHSSGGAGGGLTTDGKLKLDFAEGIYPLSKYTAEHLGLKQEKANELLIQAQQQLVADAKVIESLYPLSKLASEHLGLPHDKMDVLGQPLPPPPQALSEARTIDRYSPS, from the coding sequence ATGCTGGATGCCATGGAAGTTCCAAGTCATGCTAGGgatctcctcctgcagctcaaCAGCCAGCGCACCAAGGGCTTCCTGTGTGATGTTATCATTGTGGTGCAGAACGCCCTCTTCAGAGCTCACAAGAACATTCTGGCTGCCAGCAGCCTCTACTTGAAATCTTTGGTGGTCCATGACAATCTCATCAACCTCGACCACGAGATGGTGAGTCCAGGGGTCTTCAGGGTCATTCTGGACTACATCTACACGGGCCGCCTCAGTGAGGGAGACCCCGCTTCTCCCACTGAACCCAATCTGGGGGCTGTCTTGGCAGCAGCCAGCTACCTTCAGCTGCTTGACTTAGTGGCTTTGTGCAAAAAGAAGCTGAAAAGACATGGCAAGTACCCTCCACGCCCAGGTCCTGCATTTCTGCCCTACCCGAAGATGGGACCCAATAGTATGGGGTTAGGGGGTGGTGGCAGGTATAGGGTTTCTACTCCTGTCATTCAGCCCTGCCCTCCAGTTTTGAATAGCCATGCAGCCCGGGCTCCACAGCTAGATGAGCTAGTTCCCCATCGGCTAACCATCCACACTGGGGAGCTGTATGCTCCCACCTCCACCCAGGGCTCTCAGGTGTTCCCGTCCCTGCAGTCAGCTCTGCCTGCCCAGCTTGGGCGCTCAGCCCACCCCGAGAGGAACTGCTCCCCCAGCTACGGCCTTGATCTCTCCAAGAAAAGCCCCAACTCCCAGTCTCAGCACACACCCTCTCATTCCCATCTGGCAAACACTCACAATGATGAGGAGCGGGACAAGACTCTGAGCGGCCGCACTAGTCCCATGCAGGGGACGAATGGCAGGGCCTTCCCCAATGAAAAAATGGAGTCGACGGACCAGGGAAGCTCCCTCACTCCTCCGCCTTTCCCCCATCTTAACCAGCCACTTGGCCCACACCTCCCCCACCTGCACCGCTCAGGCTCCCAAGGCACAGATTGCTACCCGTGCCCCCCCAGCCCTGACACCCCCACGGAAGGTggagaggcaggcagagaaaTGGGCAACATCTACCGCTGGGTGAAACATGAGCCACTGTCATATACAgctgaggatgaagatgaagacgaggatgaagaggaggggggtgaaAATGGAGACCAGCACCATAACCACCACAAGGCAGGGGAGGAGAGTGAAGGAGCGGATGACAAGAGCGGGTCAGGCACAGAGGAGACAGGCAGCAGTGAAGGCCGCCCCTCCCCTACGGGACCGATGGGGAGGTTCCACATGTCGTATGAGCCGGAGAGCTTCGGGGACAATCTGTATGTCTGCATTCCCTGTGACAAAGGCTTCCCGAGCTCAGAACAGCTCAACGCACAtgtggagacacacacagaagaggagCTGTACGGCAACTCTGGCGGGGAGATGGGGAACAGCAATAACAGCAGCACCAAAAACATGACCAGCAATACAAACGGTTATGGGAGCctgaacagcagcaacagcttgAACAGCCTGTCCCATCTGGAGAACAAGTCGAGCCAGGGGCTGAGTTCAGGGAGCATCGGGGAGATGATCCGACCCTACCGCTGCTCCACCTGCGACAAGTCCTACAAAGATCCAGCCACTCTGCGACAGCACGAGAAAACCCACTGGCTGACGCGGCCGTACCCCTGCAGCATCTGCGGCAAGAAGTTCACGCAGCGTGGCACCATGACGCGCCACATGCGCAGCCACCTGGGCCTTAAACCTTTCGCCTGTGACTCCTGCGGCATGCGCTTCACCCGCCAGTATCGCCTCACCGAGCACATGCGCATCCACTCTGGGGAAAAGCCCTATGAATGTCAGGTGTGCGGGGGTAAGTTTGCCCAGCAGCGCAACCTCATCAGCCACATGAAGATGCACAGTAGCGGAGGGGCTGGAGGGGGCCTGACCACGGATGGGAAACTGAAGCTGGACTTTGCAGAGGGCATCTATCCTCTGAGTAAATACACAGCGGAGCACCTGGGGCTGAAGCAGGAGAAGGCCAACGAGCTTCTCATCCAAGCCCAGCAGCAACTGGTAGCTGATGCAAAGGTCATAGAGAGCCTCTACCCACTGTCAAAACTGGCCTCGGAGCACCTGGGCCTCCCCCACGACAAGATGGATGTCCTGGGCCAACCCCTGCCCCCTCCCCCACAGGCCCTGAGTGAAGCCCGCACCATTGACCGCTACTCACCCAGCTAA